A window of the Halobacterium hubeiense genome harbors these coding sequences:
- a CDS encoding sugar phosphate nucleotidyltransferase produces the protein MQAIGIAARQGTRMGPLTDGRPKPLLPVAGKPIREHVLDAAAPYVDGYVVVVGYEGDQIRARVGDTYQGFLVEYVEQADQLGTAHAVGQAEPFVDEDALVLNGDVYVTDALVERLATQPGTMAVMSVENPRSYGVVELDGERVTGIEEQPLPELAKSQFINAGVYTFDPSIFATR, from the coding sequence ATGCAGGCTATCGGTATCGCTGCCAGGCAGGGGACACGCATGGGGCCGTTAACAGATGGGCGACCGAAGCCGTTGCTGCCGGTCGCTGGGAAACCGATTCGCGAGCACGTGCTTGACGCCGCCGCGCCGTACGTCGACGGCTACGTCGTGGTCGTCGGCTATGAAGGCGACCAGATTCGGGCCCGCGTCGGCGACACGTATCAAGGGTTCCTGGTTGAGTACGTCGAACAGGCCGACCAACTGGGGACCGCACACGCCGTTGGCCAGGCCGAACCGTTCGTCGACGAGGACGCACTCGTGCTGAACGGGGACGTCTACGTCACGGACGCGCTCGTCGAGCGTCTCGCAACACAGCCGGGAACGATGGCGGTGATGTCTGTCGAGAACCCGCGCTCGTACGGCGTCGTCGAACTCGACGGCGAACGCGTGACCGGCATCGAGGAGCAGCCGCTTCCCGAACTCGCGAAGTCACAGTTCATCAACGCGGGCGTGTACACGTTCGACCCGAGCATCTTCGCGACCCGCTAG
- a CDS encoding DUF7565 family protein translates to MSAWECGIVDCGIVFDTVEALLAHQVTDHASHECEICGGHVPEGYFAIKHAFHKHTRAEYVRFYDADAAAVRRRERILDAVTTAVDPAALDDQLDDADRAPPTDDGGTNLLSP, encoded by the coding sequence ATGTCTGCGTGGGAGTGTGGAATCGTTGACTGCGGGATCGTATTCGACACCGTTGAGGCGCTGCTGGCACATCAGGTCACCGACCACGCGAGCCACGAGTGTGAGATCTGTGGCGGCCACGTCCCGGAGGGGTACTTCGCGATCAAGCATGCATTTCATAAGCACACGCGCGCGGAGTACGTCCGGTTCTACGATGCGGATGCGGCCGCTGTTCGACGCCGCGAACGCATCCTCGACGCCGTAACCACGGCCGTCGATCCAGCGGCACTCGACGACCAGCTGGATGACGCCGACCGCGCTCCACCCACTGACGACGGCGGCACCAACCTGCTCTCCCCCTGA
- the csg gene encoding HVO_2072 family ArtA-dependent S-layer glycoprotein, with protein MTDTTNKLRAVFLTALMIGSVFTAGIAFTGTAAAANASSPNNIQVGGQDSIELSEPTTQTEDVTFDISNLNPDNSGQTVEFTVSLDAANFEFSDANQVQVSNDVSISQNEQVNGNGEITFNLEPSSSGVDAGTITVDGAVIDATAASAGASSDVTVTVDDSGANDDTTASTTLSSAVTVAESTGPADGRSDSDGDGKYETVGPNSVVYQGEGDLDFANDLSASSFERASGSNEGVPLEMPIPSDQTTGTYDGPSPFGNGGLTVSTPRVTTLEVQNNAGSDVSGGILNTNQDNAVVEVEYNYDNAEDIELTVEDEDGLDVTDEIVDSAATRNGDGSIAINPSAVDAGEYTFEVAGVDDLDFGDASESVSVTISSSQTASLSLAEDEVVQGANLQYTVENSPEGNFHAVTVDSSDFRDGVSTENVANLLRNVGDTTETGVVNDNGAVETDLENADIDNVDYAYAIVEIDGGNGVGSIETQYLDDSSVDVDLYPASADAADDGYAPDGSLDNVTTLNGLETDDDESFEVTEGEVSLDSPTGTYVVGSEVDINGTANEGTDEVALYARDNNDFELVTIDDDRTIEVDSDDTFEETDVVISGDTDGNNLLSLPGTYRLGIIDATDADTNSDGTVEDTLTTSDFNSGISSTSSLTVTDTELNGSFVTYNGQIASDDAQVDVEGTAPGKDELAVAFVDSRGNAEAYDITVDSDGTFTEEDLDISTLNEGSVSAHIISSGRDGVFGDGVENSASAFADTIMGDYASGASTGNQVRDRILANSVDDTASDDLIVTETFRLSDGLTTIESVSGVESGGTLTVEGQTNRVPDDNTITVELLDQDDESVTIASTDEWGTDGQWSVEMDLANVEPGEYTLESDDGDNTDRQDIEIVEESQETTQQPTTQTTEEPTTQEPTTTEESTTAAPTTTEESAGTTEDTSGESGSGIPGFGMGIALVAVLGAALLALRQN; from the coding sequence ATGACTGATACAACAAATAAGCTCCGCGCGGTCTTCCTGACTGCGCTGATGATCGGCTCCGTATTCACGGCCGGCATCGCGTTCACAGGAACTGCCGCCGCGGCAAATGCATCCAGCCCAAACAACATCCAGGTTGGTGGGCAGGACAGCATTGAGCTGAGCGAACCGACTACGCAAACAGAAGATGTCACGTTCGACATCAGCAACCTGAACCCGGACAACTCCGGTCAGACCGTCGAATTCACGGTGTCCCTTGACGCCGCTAACTTCGAATTCAGTGACGCTAACCAGGTTCAGGTTAGTAACGATGTTTCGATTAGCCAGAATGAGCAGGTGAACGGTAACGGCGAAATCACGTTCAACCTGGAGCCCAGCAGTAGCGGCGTTGATGCTGGCACGATCACCGTTGATGGTGCCGTCATCGACGCGACCGCTGCTAGCGCTGGTGCTTCCTCCGACGTGACGGTTACCGTCGACGACTCTGGCGCAAACGATGACACTACGGCCTCTACCACCCTCAGCAGCGCGGTGACGGTTGCTGAGTCGACTGGTCCGGCAGACGGTCGCTCCGACTCGGACGGCGACGGTAAGTACGAGACCGTCGGTCCGAACTCGGTTGTCTACCAGGGTGAAGGCGACCTCGACTTCGCCAATGACCTGAGCGCAAGCAGCTTCGAGCGCGCAAGCGGGTCCAACGAGGGCGTCCCGCTCGAGATGCCGATCCCGTCCGACCAGACGACCGGTACCTATGACGGTCCGTCCCCCTTCGGTAACGGCGGCCTGACCGTCTCGACGCCGCGTGTCACGACCCTTGAAGTTCAGAACAACGCCGGTTCTGACGTCAGCGGCGGTATCCTGAACACGAATCAGGACAACGCCGTTGTTGAGGTCGAGTACAACTACGACAACGCTGAAGACATCGAGCTGACCGTCGAAGATGAAGACGGTCTCGATGTCACCGACGAAATCGTTGACAGCGCCGCTACGCGTAACGGCGACGGTTCGATCGCGATTAACCCGTCCGCTGTTGACGCTGGCGAATACACCTTCGAGGTTGCTGGTGTTGATGACCTCGACTTCGGTGATGCTTCCGAGAGCGTCTCCGTGACGATTTCGTCCTCGCAGACGGCTTCCCTCAGCCTCGCTGAGGACGAAGTCGTGCAGGGCGCAAACCTCCAGTACACGGTTGAAAACAGCCCGGAAGGTAACTTCCACGCAGTCACAGTCGACTCCAGCGACTTCCGCGACGGCGTCTCCACCGAGAACGTCGCGAACCTCCTCCGCAACGTCGGTGACACCACCGAAACGGGTGTCGTTAACGACAACGGCGCAGTCGAGACCGACCTCGAAAACGCGGACATCGACAACGTTGACTACGCGTACGCAATCGTCGAGATCGACGGCGGGAACGGCGTCGGCTCGATCGAAACGCAGTACCTCGACGATTCGTCCGTCGACGTTGACCTCTACCCGGCATCCGCTGACGCAGCTGATGATGGGTACGCACCGGACGGTAGCCTCGACAACGTGACGACGCTGAACGGCCTCGAGACTGACGACGACGAATCCTTCGAAGTCACTGAAGGTGAAGTCTCGCTCGACAGCCCGACCGGCACGTACGTTGTTGGCTCCGAAGTTGACATCAACGGGACGGCCAACGAGGGCACCGACGAGGTCGCTCTCTACGCCCGTGACAACAACGACTTCGAACTCGTTACCATCGACGACGATCGCACGATCGAAGTCGACAGCGACGATACCTTCGAAGAAACGGACGTCGTGATCTCGGGTGACACTGACGGTAACAACCTCCTCTCGCTGCCGGGCACGTACCGCCTCGGCATCATTGACGCGACCGACGCTGACACGAACAGCGACGGGACCGTCGAAGACACGCTCACCACGTCCGACTTCAACAGCGGTATCAGCAGCACGTCCTCGCTGACGGTGACTGATACCGAGCTTAACGGTTCGTTCGTTACGTACAACGGCCAGATCGCCAGCGACGACGCGCAGGTCGACGTTGAGGGCACCGCGCCCGGCAAGGACGAACTGGCTGTTGCGTTCGTGGACTCCCGCGGGAACGCGGAAGCCTACGACATTACGGTTGACAGCGACGGGACCTTCACCGAGGAGGACCTCGACATTAGCACCCTGAACGAGGGTAGCGTCTCCGCGCACATCATCTCGTCCGGTCGCGACGGCGTCTTCGGTGACGGCGTCGAGAACTCTGCATCCGCGTTCGCGGACACCATTATGGGTGACTACGCGAGTGGCGCAAGCACCGGCAACCAGGTTCGCGACCGCATCCTCGCGAACTCGGTTGACGACACGGCAAGCGACGACCTGATCGTCACTGAGACCTTCCGCCTGTCGGACGGCCTCACGACGATCGAGTCCGTCAGCGGTGTCGAATCCGGTGGCACCCTTACGGTTGAGGGTCAGACCAACCGCGTCCCCGACGACAACACCATCACGGTCGAGCTGCTCGACCAGGATGACGAGTCCGTAACCATCGCGAGTACGGACGAATGGGGTACGGATGGTCAGTGGTCCGTTGAGATGGACCTGGCGAACGTCGAGCCTGGTGAGTACACACTCGAGTCCGACGACGGTGACAACACCGACCGTCAGGACATCGAGATCGTCGAAGAATCCCAGGAGACCACCCAGCAGCCGACCACGCAGACTACCGAGGAGCCGACCACGCAGGAGCCGACGACCACCGAGGAGTCGACGACTGCAGCGCCGACGACCACCGAGGAGTCGGCCGGCACCACGGAAGACACTAGTGGCGAATCCGGTAGCGGCATCCCCGGCTTCGGCATGGGCATCGCGCTCGTTGCCGTGCTCGGCGCCGCGCTGCTGGCGCTCCGCCAGAACTAA